The following are encoded in a window of Artemia franciscana chromosome 5, ASM3288406v1, whole genome shotgun sequence genomic DNA:
- the LOC136026989 gene encoding zinc finger protein 391-like has product MSSTLSTSDGIIQPELLGPKLIIVVKRLREKTIEELTAGIWCCDSCGKTEKSFLMLNLHFDTGCEKLSPIECDVCPAVARDYREFVPHFMEHQMGETRRCPICLCECIDDIKQHLIIKGHFSPNLSELDLQENALLVVSQNQSTNGCSNSHESESEAKSIENREIISNSHWHFENRGKLERCPRTNTGKILNKFDVGKKRFFHSSSLNIHHRLHEDEKPFKCDVCNKGFSQSSHLNVHQRTHTGEKPFRCDMCNKTFSQSNDLIRHQRVHTGEKPFKCDVCNKCFSENSNLIKHQKTHTGEKPFKCDVCNKGFSQSGNLIKHQRTHTGEKPFKCDVCNKDFSQSSSLIQHKRTHTGEKPFKCDVCNKGFSENSNLIKHQKTHTGEKPFKCDVCNKGFSQSGNLIKHQRTHTGEKPFKCDVCNKDFSHSGHLNVHQRLHKGEKPFKCDACKKCFSKYQNLDAHKKLHIRFKTV; this is encoded by the coding sequence ATGAGTTCTACTTTGAGCACTTCTGATGGTATAATTCAACCAGAACTCTTAGGCCCAAAACTAATCATTGTCGTGAAAAGGCTGAGAGAGAAGACTATAGAAGAATTAACTGCTGGGATCTGGTGTTGTGACTCCTGTGGGAAAACAGAGAAATCATTTTTGATGCTGAATCTTCATTTTGACACTGGCTGTGAAAAACTTTCACCAATCGAGTGCGATGTCTGCCCTGCAGTAGCTCGTGATTACAGAGAGTTTGTTCCACATTTTATGGAACACCAAATGGGAGAAACAAGACGATGCCCCATTTGTTTGTGTGAATGCATTGATGATATAAAACAACATCTAATAATAAAAGGTCACTTTTCACCAAACCTGTCTGAACTAGACCTGCAGGAAAATGCATTGCTAGTGGTTTCACAGAATCAGTCCACTAATGGTTGCTCGAATTCACATGAATCAGAATCAGAAGCGAAAAGTATAGAAAATCgggaaataatttctaatagtCACTGGCACTTTGAAAACCGcggaaaattagaaagatgTCCCAGAACAAACACGGGGAAAATACTAAATAAGTTTGATGTAGGCAAGAAACGCTTTTTTCATTCAAGCAGTTTGAATATCCACCATAGATTGCATGAAGATGAAAAACCGTTTAAGTGTGACGTATGTAACAAAGGCTTTTCTCAATCAAGCCATTTGAATGTGCACCAGAGAACACacacaggtgaaaaaccgtttagATGTGACATGTGTAACAAAACCTTTTCTCAATCAAACGATTTGATTCGGCACCAGAGAGTGCATACaggtgaaaagccatttaaatgtgacgtatgtaacaAATGTTTTTCTGAGAACAGCAATTTGATTAAACACCAGAAAACACacacaggtgaaaaaccgtttaaatgtgacgtatgtaacaAAGGCTTTTCTCAGTCAGGCAATTTGATTAAACACCAGAGAACACacacaggtgaaaaaccgtttaaatgtgacgtatgtaacaAAGACTTTTCTCAATCAAGCAGTTTGATTCAACACAAGAGAACACacacaggtgaaaaaccgtttaaatgtgacgtatgtaacaAAGGCTTTTCTGAGAACAGCAATTTGATTAAACACCAGAAAACACacacaggtgaaaaaccgtttaaatgtgacgtatgtaacaAAGGCTTTTCTCAGTCAGGCAATTTGATTAAACACCAGAGAACACacacaggtgaaaaaccgtttaaatgtgacgtatgtaacaAAGACTTTTCTCATTCAGGCCATTTGAATGTGCACCAAAGATTGCATAaaggtgaaaaaccgtttaaatgtgatgcgtgtaagaaatgcttttctaaatatcagaatttgGACGCGCATAAAAAACTACATATAAGGTTTAAAACTGTTTAA